From Bacillus oleivorans, the proteins below share one genomic window:
- a CDS encoding YbaK/EbsC family protein produces the protein MSLDSVKAHFRQWNREQDIMEFETSSATVEQAADTIGVLPARIAKTLSFRGEDDKAILIVAAGDAKVDNKKFRQVFGFKARMLTPDEVLENTGHMIGGVCPFGLKKDLDVYLDVSLRRFQTIFPACGSTNSAIELTIDELYEYSSAKGWIDACKGWEEGAETQEKVSADLA, from the coding sequence GTGTCACTTGACAGTGTAAAGGCACATTTTAGACAGTGGAATCGGGAACAGGATATTATGGAATTTGAGACATCAAGTGCTACGGTTGAACAGGCAGCTGACACCATTGGCGTCCTCCCTGCCCGCATTGCAAAGACACTATCCTTTAGAGGAGAAGACGATAAGGCGATTTTAATTGTTGCAGCTGGTGATGCCAAAGTCGATAACAAGAAATTCCGTCAAGTTTTTGGTTTTAAGGCCCGTATGCTCACGCCAGATGAAGTGTTAGAAAATACCGGGCATATGATTGGCGGTGTCTGCCCGTTTGGTTTGAAGAAAGATTTGGACGTCTACCTCGATGTCTCGCTGCGGCGCTTTCAGACGATTTTTCCTGCATGCGGCAGTACCAACTCTGCCATTGAATTGACGATAGACGAACTTTACGAATATTCATCTGCCAAAGGTTGGATTGATGCTTGTAAAGGATGGGAAGAGGGAGCAGAGACTCAAGAAAAGGTATCTGCAGATTTAGCTTAA
- the liaF gene encoding cell wall-active antibiotics response protein LiaF yields the protein MRLFPLVLLGIGVILLLVNFGVISLEIKEIFVVIFPFFILLIGVKWLYSGIKRSSLFLVLCGGFASIFSALLILDLFGIYEFAFSDGYKLWPILLILLAIWMLGSNKRPKVKVEKGGKSKQESQSSERKSKSEKVDSIKDKSDTIGDEFDHSVDEFDIIGNEFEAMGDEFDKLGEEMEDLSDKINREVREKLNNIKIDISKSNDSPGKKVSIQVGRDEIDHMKEQAVKTFGVSHMAMKEPNWELTPLNLKSTVGDYYFDFSKAYIPDAEIDITIKTWVGDIKMIVPDDIPIKVDTKMTFGDVKVMGNYWGGNCSYTSTNYDDATRKLNIKIKSWVGDVRIERV from the coding sequence ATGAGGCTGTTTCCATTAGTTTTATTAGGAATAGGAGTTATTTTGCTCCTTGTTAATTTCGGTGTCATTTCCTTGGAAATAAAGGAGATTTTTGTCGTAATTTTTCCTTTTTTCATTTTATTAATCGGTGTAAAGTGGCTGTATAGTGGAATAAAAAGATCCTCCTTGTTTTTAGTTCTGTGCGGAGGGTTCGCTTCCATCTTTTCAGCTTTGTTAATCCTTGATCTGTTCGGCATCTATGAATTTGCCTTTTCAGACGGGTATAAACTTTGGCCAATCCTGTTGATATTGCTCGCGATATGGATGCTCGGCAGTAATAAAAGACCAAAAGTAAAAGTTGAAAAAGGTGGCAAAAGTAAACAGGAGAGTCAAAGCTCTGAAAGAAAAAGCAAATCTGAAAAAGTTGATTCAATAAAAGATAAGTCCGACACAATCGGCGATGAATTCGATCATAGTGTAGATGAATTTGACATAATCGGTAATGAATTTGAAGCGATGGGCGATGAATTTGACAAACTGGGGGAAGAGATGGAGGACCTTAGTGACAAGATTAACCGAGAGGTTCGGGAAAAATTAAATAATATCAAAATCGATATCTCTAAATCAAATGACAGCCCTGGAAAAAAGGTAAGCATTCAAGTTGGCAGAGATGAAATTGATCATATGAAAGAACAAGCTGTTAAAACTTTCGGAGTATCTCATATGGCAATGAAGGAACCTAATTGGGAGTTAACCCCGTTAAACCTTAAATCAACCGTTGGAGATTATTATTTTGATTTTAGCAAGGCGTATATCCCAGATGCAGAAATAGATATTACGATTAAGACATGGGTCGGAGATATCAAAATGATAGTTCCTGACGATATTCCGATTAAAGTGGATACGAAAATGACCTTTGGTGATGTAAAAGTAATGGGAAACTATTGGGGCGGAAATTGCAGCTATACCTCCACTAATTATGATGATGCCACAAGAAAGCTAAATATTAAGATTAAAAGCTGGGTTGGGGATGTTCGAATTGAAAGAGTATAG
- a CDS encoding sensor histidine kinase, with translation MKEYRSLNINKGVRGLLFQEFTRMAVTASLCIFAEIQLYLLISRSGKNFLIDSLWISFLAVITIFLFSFYYTFRSSSLVKKQTDDLSTYVTQLRRGKWKERLHWQDENEFSIIAEDLNALAEHIEEQVDTLQRLAEEKSILAQQAQTAAAIEERQKIARDLHDSISQQLFALTMLSSAALKGERTREDLLDSLNEISKISAQSQLEMRALLLHLRPIQLEGESLSDATIKLLRDIQQKFQIKCQASIDEVPPLPQAVEEHLFRIIQEAITNILRHSGATHLKCQLTERGDSIYVYIADNGMGFQLDSAKAGSYGLSTMKERCEEIGGIFTVRSIPEKGTYIEVLVPIKRGEYIESN, from the coding sequence TTGAAAGAGTATAGAAGCCTGAATATAAACAAAGGTGTTAGAGGATTATTATTTCAAGAGTTTACAAGAATGGCAGTAACTGCGAGTCTTTGTATTTTTGCGGAGATTCAGCTTTACTTATTGATATCCAGAAGCGGGAAGAATTTTTTAATTGATTCCTTATGGATCTCATTTTTAGCAGTCATAACCATATTTCTGTTTTCGTTTTACTATACGTTCCGTTCCTCATCACTTGTTAAAAAACAAACGGATGATTTATCAACATACGTAACCCAGCTTAGGAGAGGAAAATGGAAAGAAAGACTGCATTGGCAAGATGAAAATGAGTTTTCAATTATTGCAGAGGATTTAAATGCATTGGCAGAGCATATTGAAGAGCAAGTTGATACTTTGCAGCGTTTAGCAGAAGAAAAGTCTATTTTAGCTCAGCAAGCACAAACTGCTGCGGCCATTGAAGAAAGACAAAAGATTGCCCGTGATCTTCATGATTCGATCAGTCAGCAGCTGTTTGCCTTAACGATGCTCTCTTCAGCTGCGCTTAAAGGGGAACGTACCAGGGAAGATCTGCTGGATTCCTTGAATGAAATTTCAAAAATATCGGCTCAATCCCAGCTTGAAATGCGTGCACTCCTGCTGCATCTTCGCCCGATACAGCTTGAAGGGGAATCATTAAGTGATGCTACGATTAAGCTTCTTCGTGATATTCAGCAAAAATTCCAGATAAAATGTCAGGCCAGTATTGATGAAGTTCCGCCATTGCCTCAAGCAGTAGAAGAGCATTTGTTCCGGATTATCCAAGAGGCTATTACTAATATTTTAAGACATTCTGGAGCCACCCATTTAAAGTGTCAATTAACAGAAAGAGGCGATTCCATTTATGTCTATATTGCTGACAATGGTATGGGTTTTCAATTAGATTCGGCAAAGGCTGGATCTTACGGTCTCTCTACGATGAAAGAAAGGTGTGAGGAAATAGGCGGGATATTTACCGTCCGGTCTATTCCTGAAAAAGGAACTTATATTGAAGTATTGGTTCCAATCAAAAGGGGTGAATACATTGAATCCAATTAA
- a CDS encoding response regulator, whose product MVVDDHDLVRKGILSYLRTDSDFQIVGETDSGNKAVSLVEQVNPDVILMDLVMEDGDGISATKRIIEKLPQVKIIILTSFYDDEKVFPAIEAGAFSYLLKTAKAEEVVETVKKAYKGEPVIETKVAFKLLNRVRKTDPKPHDSLTERELEVLSCLGDGLTNQEISDELFIGIKTVKTHVSNILSKLGVQDRTQAAIYANRNGLVR is encoded by the coding sequence ATGGTAGTCGATGACCACGATTTGGTTCGTAAAGGAATTTTATCTTATTTAAGAACAGATTCTGATTTTCAAATAGTAGGAGAAACGGATAGCGGAAACAAAGCAGTATCTCTTGTTGAACAAGTAAATCCAGATGTCATCCTGATGGATTTAGTCATGGAGGATGGTGATGGCATTAGTGCGACTAAGAGGATTATTGAAAAACTCCCGCAAGTCAAAATTATCATTTTAACAAGCTTTTATGATGATGAAAAAGTTTTTCCGGCAATCGAAGCTGGGGCTTTTAGCTACTTGCTGAAAACAGCTAAAGCTGAAGAAGTGGTGGAAACGGTGAAAAAGGCTTATAAAGGTGAACCAGTGATTGAAACAAAGGTGGCATTTAAGCTATTGAATAGAGTCCGCAAAACGGACCCAAAACCTCATGATTCGCTGACAGAAAGAGAACTCGAGGTGCTTAGTTGTTTAGGAGACGGTCTGACGAACCAAGAAATCAGCGATGAGCTATTTATTGGGATAAAAACCGTTAAGACTCATGTAAGTAATATATTAAGTAAGCTCGGCGTCCAAGATCGAACACAAGCCGCGATCTACGCAAACCGAAACGGACTTGTTAGGTAA
- a CDS encoding antibiotic biosynthesis monooxygenase family protein, whose product MFVYMTNGTYEYLASLKKKHAEQQMYLMLNPKTALLYYETEGSSIFKSGRKYEVIEAAGTLEQSGFAVMNHIPVTEEGHPIFEYRFKTHVKMIEKEPGFKVFRLLRPAAGDTYIVFTLWEKESAFLQWKESASFAQAHEKQESLDGPSSVQKIFSGPSYLSQYTLPAEKG is encoded by the coding sequence ATGTTTGTTTATATGACCAATGGAACATATGAATATCTGGCTTCATTAAAAAAGAAACATGCAGAACAGCAGATGTATTTAATGCTAAATCCTAAGACTGCTCTGCTTTATTATGAAACAGAAGGGTCTTCCATTTTTAAATCCGGGCGCAAATATGAAGTCATTGAAGCTGCAGGTACTTTGGAACAATCAGGTTTTGCCGTGATGAATCATATCCCTGTCACAGAAGAAGGACACCCTATCTTTGAATACCGTTTTAAAACTCACGTGAAAATGATTGAAAAAGAACCAGGATTTAAAGTCTTTCGCCTTCTTCGTCCTGCAGCAGGCGATACCTATATCGTTTTTACCTTGTGGGAAAAAGAATCAGCTTTTCTTCAGTGGAAAGAGTCTGCATCTTTTGCCCAGGCGCACGAAAAACAAGAGAGCCTGGATGGTCCTTCTTCCGTGCAGAAGATTTTCTCTGGCCCCTCTTATCTCTCTCAATATACTTTGCCGGCAGAGAAGGGTTAA
- the hemE gene encoding uroporphyrinogen decarboxylase, which produces MITNDSLLKAARGEKTTHVPVWYMRQAGRSQPEYRALKEKYSLFEITHNPELAAYVTRLPVENYGVDAAILYKDIMTPLPGMGVHVEIKNGIGPVIDNPIRSLQDIERLQPLQPEEHVPYILETIRLLTKEQLTVPLIGFAGAPFTLASYMIEGRPSRDYIKLKSFMYSEPTAWFALMDKLKDMTITYLKAQIKAGASALQIFDSWVGTLNRQDYQYFVKPVMSDIFANLQEENVPMIYFGVGASHLVQEWNELPVDVIGLDWRMPIREARAMGIKKAIQGNLDPTLLVAPWPVLEEKVKEILDSGLEQPGYIFNLGHGVFPEVQPDTLKKLTQFIHDYSSEKLNK; this is translated from the coding sequence ATGATTACCAATGATTCATTATTGAAAGCAGCAAGAGGTGAAAAAACGACACACGTTCCTGTTTGGTATATGAGACAAGCAGGAAGATCTCAGCCGGAATATCGTGCCCTAAAAGAAAAGTATTCTTTATTTGAGATTACACACAACCCTGAATTAGCTGCATATGTAACACGTCTGCCTGTAGAAAATTACGGGGTAGATGCGGCCATTTTGTATAAAGATATTATGACACCACTGCCAGGAATGGGCGTACATGTGGAAATTAAAAATGGAATCGGACCTGTCATTGATAACCCAATTCGTTCTTTGCAAGACATCGAACGCCTGCAGCCCCTGCAGCCAGAGGAGCATGTACCTTACATATTAGAAACGATTCGGCTGCTGACCAAAGAACAGTTAACGGTTCCATTAATCGGGTTTGCGGGTGCACCGTTTACTTTGGCGAGCTATATGATTGAAGGCAGACCATCGAGAGACTATATTAAGCTAAAATCATTCATGTATAGTGAACCAACAGCATGGTTTGCTCTGATGGACAAGCTGAAAGACATGACAATTACGTATCTAAAGGCCCAGATTAAGGCAGGGGCAAGCGCCCTGCAAATCTTTGACTCCTGGGTTGGGACGCTTAACCGTCAGGACTATCAGTATTTTGTTAAACCAGTTATGTCTGACATCTTTGCCAACCTTCAGGAAGAAAATGTTCCGATGATTTATTTTGGAGTAGGGGCCAGTCATTTAGTTCAAGAATGGAATGAACTTCCTGTTGATGTGATTGGCTTGGATTGGCGCATGCCGATTAGGGAGGCAAGAGCCATGGGAATTAAGAAAGCGATCCAAGGGAACCTGGATCCGACTTTATTAGTAGCTCCTTGGCCTGTTCTTGAAGAAAAAGTAAAAGAAATTTTAGACTCAGGGTTAGAACAGCCAGGATATATCTTTAATTTAGGCCATGGTGTATTTCCTGAGGTACAGCCGGATACGTTAAAAAAATTGACACAGTTTATTCATGACTATTCAAGTGAAAAACTAAATAAATAA
- the hemH gene encoding ferrochelatase: protein MTKKKMGLLVMAYGTPYKEEDIERYYTHIRHGRRPSDEQLEDLKSRYRAIGGLSPLASITEEQAAKLEEHLNSFQNEIEFKAYLGLKHIEPFIEDAVEQMHKDGIEEAVSLVLAPHFSTFSVKSYNQRAKDTAKKLGGPSIVSVDSWYDEPKFIKYWADRVKDVYAQMDEAEKVKAALIVSAHSLPEKILQYGDPYPEQLALTAKMIVEQAGVKNYAVGWQSAGQTPEPWLGPDVQDLTRELYEEKGYRSFVYIPVGFIAEHLEVLYDNDYECKVVTEELGAKYYNRPEMPNTNPEFIDALATIVLKKLNKA, encoded by the coding sequence ATGACAAAAAAGAAGATGGGTCTACTTGTAATGGCATATGGTACCCCTTATAAAGAAGAAGACATCGAACGCTATTATACTCATATCCGCCATGGAAGAAGACCATCGGATGAACAGCTAGAAGACTTAAAAAGCCGTTACCGTGCAATCGGCGGGCTATCTCCATTAGCTAGCATTACGGAAGAACAGGCTGCAAAACTAGAAGAGCACTTAAATTCATTTCAAAACGAAATCGAATTTAAAGCATATTTAGGATTGAAGCATATCGAGCCATTTATTGAAGATGCAGTTGAACAAATGCACAAAGATGGAATTGAAGAAGCAGTTAGCCTTGTGCTGGCTCCGCATTTTTCTACTTTTAGCGTTAAATCCTACAATCAGCGTGCAAAAGATACGGCAAAAAAACTTGGCGGTCCATCCATTGTTTCAGTGGATAGCTGGTATGATGAACCTAAATTTATTAAATACTGGGCGGACCGTGTGAAAGACGTTTATGCACAAATGGACGAAGCAGAGAAAGTGAAAGCCGCTCTTATAGTATCTGCACATAGTTTGCCGGAGAAAATCCTTCAATACGGAGATCCATATCCTGAGCAATTAGCATTAACGGCTAAGATGATCGTTGAACAAGCCGGTGTTAAAAACTATGCGGTTGGCTGGCAAAGTGCTGGTCAAACACCGGAACCATGGCTTGGTCCGGATGTTCAGGATTTAACAAGAGAATTATATGAAGAAAAAGGATATCGCTCCTTCGTTTATATTCCGGTCGGATTTATTGCGGAGCACTTAGAAGTTCTTTATGATAACGATTATGAATGTAAAGTCGTTACTGAAGAACTAGGGGCTAAGTATTATAATAGACCTGAGATGCCAAATACAAATCCTGAATTTATTGATGCGCTGGCAACTATTGTTTTAAAAAAATTAAACAAAGCTTAA
- a CDS encoding DinB family protein, translating to MYQTIQGFLRSWKHEARSTHRILESLTDESLKQEVTPNDRTLGRIAWHITITIHEMMSRTGLKFEAPDDHAPVPATAKEIADTYKKVNEAFIEAIQTQWTDPSLKEMSDMYGDQQPNGIFLMVLINHQIHHRGQMTVLMRQAGLQVPGVYGPAREDWSKMGMEAPAI from the coding sequence ATGTACCAAACGATTCAAGGCTTTCTCAGATCTTGGAAACATGAGGCACGTTCTACACACCGAATATTGGAGAGTTTAACAGATGAATCACTAAAACAAGAAGTAACGCCTAATGACCGTACGCTTGGAAGAATTGCCTGGCATATTACTATAACGATTCATGAAATGATGTCACGGACCGGATTGAAATTTGAAGCTCCTGATGATCATGCACCTGTTCCAGCAACAGCTAAAGAAATTGCTGATACATATAAGAAGGTGAATGAAGCTTTTATAGAGGCGATTCAAACACAATGGACGGATCCTTCCTTAAAGGAAATGAGTGATATGTATGGAGATCAGCAGCCGAATGGTATTTTCTTAATGGTTCTCATTAACCATCAAATTCATCATAGAGGTCAAATGACGGTTTTAATGCGGCAAGCTGGATTACAGGTGCCAGGCGTGTATGGGCCAGCGCGTGAAGACTGGAGTAAAATGGGGATGGAGGCACCTGCCATCTAA
- the yhfH gene encoding protein YhfH, with protein sequence MLQNVLEFFRSLPKKECQSCGKTIDEQHECYGNICDDCLQVHQA encoded by the coding sequence ATGCTGCAAAATGTTCTTGAGTTCTTCCGTTCATTGCCGAAAAAAGAGTGTCAATCCTGCGGGAAAACAATTGATGAACAGCATGAGTGCTATGGCAATATTTGCGACGATTGCCTGCAGGTTCACCAAGCTTAA
- a CDS encoding MBL fold metallo-hydrolase: protein MELTVVGFRGGYPGKDEATSGYILEENGFRLLMDCGSAVISHLQRYIQPEELDAVIVSHYHADHVADIGILQHARLIQSFLGKQMPNLPIYGHQEDMAEFQELTYKQITKGIAYDPNSKLQVGPFSITFLRTNHPVSCFAMRIEAGGKALVYTADTSFKEEFIDFSKAANLLVCECNLYKGQDGKAAGHMTSEEAGNLAAKAGVGSLILTHLPHYGDVSQLVQEAKENYNGPVALAHSGLQVTL from the coding sequence ATGGAACTTACTGTTGTTGGGTTTCGCGGCGGATATCCTGGAAAAGATGAAGCCACCTCGGGTTACATATTAGAAGAAAATGGATTTCGTTTATTAATGGACTGTGGCAGTGCTGTTATATCACACTTGCAAAGATATATACAGCCTGAGGAATTAGATGCTGTGATTGTTTCGCACTATCATGCGGACCACGTAGCAGATATAGGGATTCTTCAGCATGCCAGATTGATCCAATCCTTTTTAGGAAAACAGATGCCGAACTTGCCGATTTATGGCCATCAAGAGGATATGGCTGAATTTCAGGAGTTAACATATAAGCAGATAACAAAAGGAATCGCTTACGACCCTAATTCTAAGCTGCAAGTTGGACCTTTTTCGATTACTTTTTTACGGACCAATCATCCAGTTTCATGCTTTGCGATGAGAATCGAAGCTGGCGGTAAAGCGCTTGTCTATACAGCTGATACTTCCTTTAAGGAAGAATTTATTGATTTCAGTAAAGCTGCTAATTTATTGGTCTGCGAATGTAATCTTTATAAGGGGCAGGATGGAAAAGCGGCGGGTCATATGACAAGTGAGGAAGCCGGAAACTTAGCAGCAAAGGCTGGAGTCGGTTCATTAATTCTGACCCATTTACCCCATTATGGAGATGTGTCACAGCTGGTACAGGAAGCAAAAGAGAATTATAATGGACCTGTTGCCTTAGCCCATAGCGGACTTCAGGTAACGCTTTAG
- a CDS encoding lipoate--protein ligase — translation MLFIDNQGITDPRINLAIEEYALKHLDINESYLLFYINRPSIIIGKNQNTIEEINTEYVEKNNIIVVRRLSGGGAVYHDLGNLNYSFITKDDGNSFHNFQKFTQPVIDALKTMGVNAQLSGRNDIEVEGRKISGNAQFSTRGRMFTHGTLLLNSEIENVVSALKVKKEKIESKGIKSIRSRVANISEFLAEPITMEEFRSKLLSYIFNGQEEIPEYKLTEKDWEKINEISKDRYQNWDWNFGKSPAFNMQHSHRFPVGTIEFRLEVNKGIIENCKIYGDFFGVGDVSDIENKLKGTRYEKSAIEEALQEVDLKHYFGNVEKYDLLNLIY, via the coding sequence ATGTTATTTATTGATAATCAGGGAATTACAGATCCTAGAATAAACCTTGCGATTGAGGAATACGCACTTAAACACTTAGATATTAATGAATCATATCTCTTGTTTTACATAAATCGTCCATCCATTATTATTGGGAAAAACCAAAATACGATTGAAGAGATTAATACCGAATATGTAGAAAAAAATAATATAATCGTTGTCCGCAGATTATCAGGCGGCGGTGCTGTCTATCATGATTTAGGAAATTTAAATTATAGCTTCATTACAAAAGATGACGGCAACAGTTTTCACAATTTCCAAAAATTCACTCAGCCCGTGATTGATGCATTAAAAACAATGGGTGTCAATGCACAGCTGAGCGGCCGCAATGACATTGAGGTAGAAGGCAGAAAAATCTCCGGGAACGCCCAATTCTCGACAAGAGGACGCATGTTCACACATGGAACATTACTGCTTAACTCTGAAATTGAAAATGTCGTATCAGCCTTAAAAGTGAAGAAAGAAAAAATTGAATCAAAAGGCATTAAGTCAATCCGAAGCAGAGTCGCCAATATCTCCGAATTTTTAGCTGAGCCAATTACAATGGAAGAGTTTCGCTCAAAACTTCTTTCTTATATTTTTAATGGACAAGAAGAAATTCCTGAGTATAAACTCACCGAAAAAGACTGGGAAAAGATTAATGAAATCTCAAAAGATCGCTATCAAAATTGGGATTGGAACTTTGGAAAATCTCCAGCCTTTAACATGCAGCACTCTCACCGTTTCCCGGTAGGAACCATCGAATTCAGACTTGAAGTCAATAAAGGAATCATTGAAAACTGTAAAATCTACGGAGACTTCTTTGGAGTGGGCGATGTATCAGACATCGAAAACAAGCTAAAAGGTACTCGCTACGAAAAGTCCGCCATTGAAGAAGCACTGCAAGAAGTTGATCTCAAGCATTACTTCGGTAATGTAGAAAAGTACGATTTGTTAAACTTGATTTATTAA
- a CDS encoding PTS sugar transporter subunit IIB — MNILLICAAGMSTSLLVTKMQNVAKEKDVKATIWAVSAGEAKDHLDKADVVLLGPQVRYKLAHFKKEGEQRGIPVDVINPADYGRVNGEGVLNFALSLLNKN, encoded by the coding sequence GTGAATATTTTACTCATTTGTGCGGCTGGGATGTCAACCAGTTTACTCGTAACAAAAATGCAGAATGTCGCCAAAGAAAAAGATGTGAAGGCAACTATCTGGGCAGTGTCTGCAGGAGAAGCAAAGGATCATTTAGACAAGGCAGATGTTGTTTTATTAGGGCCGCAAGTGAGATACAAGCTGGCTCATTTTAAAAAAGAGGGGGAACAAAGGGGAATTCCAGTCGATGTCATTAATCCGGCCGATTATGGGCGTGTCAATGGAGAAGGGGTTTTAAACTTTGCCTTATCGCTTTTGAATAAAAATTGA
- the celB gene encoding PTS cellobiose transporter subunit IIC: protein MDRFISFLDKYVMPVAGRIAEQRHLQAIRDGLILAMPLLIIGSLFLILGFIPITGYDEFMANTFGEAWREKLLYPVGATFDIMALIVSFGVAYRLAEKYNVDALSAGAISVSSFLLVTPYKVPFLAEGATEAVMVGGAIPVTLMGSQGLFVAMIMAVLGTEIYRYVIQRNIVIKLPDGVPPAVAKSFVALIPGFIVLAVMWIIRLLIEMTSFESVHNIVRDILSAPLSALGSSLLGAMVAVLFIQLLWSCGLHGAAIVGGVMGPIWLSLMDENRLAFQNNPDGELPNVITQQFFDLWIYIGGSGATLGLVIMMLLFAKSQQMKSLGRLSIGPGIFNINEPITFGMPIVMNPLLIIPFILAPLAIVLISYFAMATGIAAKPSGVSVPWTTPVLFSGYLATGGKISGAILQLVNFLVAMAIYYPFFRIWDRQKLKEEQGA from the coding sequence ATGGATAGGTTCATTTCATTTTTAGATAAGTATGTGATGCCGGTTGCGGGACGCATTGCGGAACAGAGACATCTTCAGGCGATTCGTGATGGATTAATTTTAGCGATGCCACTATTAATCATTGGCTCTCTTTTCCTGATTTTGGGCTTTATCCCGATTACCGGCTATGATGAATTTATGGCCAATACGTTTGGTGAAGCATGGAGAGAAAAGCTGCTTTATCCTGTCGGCGCGACATTTGACATTATGGCTTTAATTGTAAGTTTTGGTGTCGCATATCGTTTAGCAGAAAAGTATAATGTCGATGCCTTGTCAGCTGGAGCTATATCGGTTTCCTCTTTTCTGCTAGTCACACCCTACAAAGTACCTTTCCTTGCAGAAGGTGCAACTGAAGCTGTGATGGTTGGCGGTGCTATTCCTGTAACATTAATGGGAAGTCAGGGGCTCTTTGTTGCGATGATTATGGCTGTATTGGGTACTGAAATTTACAGATACGTTATTCAAAGAAATATTGTGATAAAGCTTCCAGATGGCGTTCCGCCTGCTGTTGCCAAGTCGTTTGTAGCGCTAATACCAGGCTTTATTGTATTAGCTGTTATGTGGATCATCAGACTATTAATTGAAATGACCTCTTTTGAAAGCGTTCACAATATTGTGAGAGATATATTAAGTGCTCCATTAAGTGCGTTAGGTTCCAGTCTACTTGGGGCCATGGTAGCGGTATTGTTTATTCAATTATTGTGGTCCTGCGGGTTACACGGAGCCGCTATTGTTGGGGGAGTAATGGGACCAATTTGGCTATCCCTTATGGATGAGAATCGGCTTGCGTTTCAAAATAATCCGGATGGGGAACTGCCAAATGTGATTACCCAGCAATTTTTTGACCTCTGGATCTACATCGGGGGTTCAGGTGCAACACTAGGGCTTGTCATTATGATGCTCCTTTTTGCAAAAAGTCAGCAGATGAAAAGCTTAGGCAGACTTTCAATTGGCCCGGGAATTTTTAATATTAATGAGCCGATTACATTTGGGATGCCGATTGTCATGAATCCGCTCCTGATTATTCCATTTATTTTAGCTCCTCTTGCGATTGTACTGATTTCTTACTTCGCGATGGCGACTGGAATTGCCGCAAAGCCGAGCGGGGTTAGTGTTCCATGGACAACACCAGTGCTCTTCAGCGGGTATTTGGCAACTGGCGGAAAAATATCAGGGGCGATTTTGCAGCTTGTCAACTTCCTTGTCGCGATGGCCATCTATTATCCATTCTTCCGTATCTGGGATCGTCAAAAGCTAAAAGAAGAACAAGGAGCTTAA
- the chbG gene encoding chitin disaccharide deacetylase, translated as MKLIVNADDFGYSEGVNHGIMEAFYHGVVTSATLMVNMPGAGHAFALKQANPSLGVGIHLVLTCGKPLCEDVSSLMNEEGYFQKGKNFLDEAEPEEIRKELTAQFTRFVEQGGLPTHIDSHHHVHAHEKVSPIVIEIAKKYSLPIRMTRPNSEELKKAAILTTDFLAHTFYGEMATRDHLIELLETISEFETAELMCHPGYVDEAVITGSSYNVQRLQELEILKDPSLKQELAKRKIELTHYGSIKG; from the coding sequence ATGAAGCTTATCGTCAATGCCGATGATTTCGGCTATTCAGAAGGCGTTAATCATGGAATCATGGAGGCATTTTACCATGGGGTGGTTACATCAGCCACCCTTATGGTAAATATGCCGGGTGCGGGTCATGCTTTTGCGTTAAAACAAGCTAATCCGTCTCTTGGGGTTGGCATTCACTTGGTATTAACCTGCGGGAAGCCTCTTTGTGAAGATGTTTCGAGTTTAATGAATGAAGAAGGATACTTTCAAAAAGGCAAGAACTTTCTCGATGAGGCGGAGCCAGAAGAAATTCGGAAAGAGTTGACGGCTCAGTTTACTAGATTTGTAGAACAAGGCGGCTTGCCCACTCATATTGATAGCCATCATCATGTTCATGCTCATGAGAAAGTATCGCCGATAGTAATAGAGATTGCGAAAAAATATTCTCTTCCAATTAGAATGACTCGGCCCAATTCAGAGGAACTGAAGAAAGCAGCTATCCTGACGACCGATTTTTTAGCCCACACATTCTATGGGGAAATGGCAACTCGTGATCATTTGATTGAATTGCTGGAGACAATCAGCGAGTTTGAAACTGCGGAACTAATGTGTCATCCGGGCTACGTGGATGAGGCTGTTATAACCGGAAGCAGCTATAATGTTCAGAGATTACAAGAATTGGAGATCCTAAAGGACCCAAGCTTAAAACAGGAATTAGCTAAAAGAAAGATAGAGCTAACTCACTATGGGTCTATCAAGGGGTGA